In Vreelandella piezotolerans, one genomic interval encodes:
- a CDS encoding sodium-dependent transporter codes for MSGHNVWTHKGTFLLAAVGSAVGLGNLWRFPYLTGENGGGAFILIYALTIFAVGIPILIAETMLGRTSRQSPIMGMRHLTKTHRTSRAWESIGWLGAASAFLILSFYSVIAGWALHYTWLMLTGSLVGADAQTISEGFNALLASPGLMTLYHTLFIVGSSLIVGMGIHKGIESGLRIMMPALFVILIVVLIYGIINGDVGAAASFLFTFNIGDLSLEGWLQAMGQSFFTLSLGMGAIMAYGAYMSSDASLTRTAIAVAFVDTAVAMVAGLAIFSLVFGAGLETGQGPGLMFVTLPLAFAEMPFGALVGGVFFILVLGAAISSSISLIEPVAAFLVERFDMTRPQAVTIMVVAAWAMGLLTVVSFNVWAEGTIFHTLFGRSAFDVIELLTNIFMPLGGLLIALFAGWALTQSEVMKELGTNATWFAFWRFLVRFVGPAAVSFVFLRTIPHIEGYLIPTLGALLIVAAFALAQRLRHSKP; via the coding sequence ATGAGCGGTCATAACGTCTGGACACACAAAGGCACGTTTTTATTGGCGGCGGTGGGCTCTGCCGTCGGTCTCGGCAACCTCTGGCGCTTTCCCTACCTCACCGGTGAAAATGGGGGCGGCGCGTTCATCCTGATTTACGCGCTGACCATTTTTGCCGTGGGCATTCCTATCCTCATCGCCGAGACCATGCTGGGGCGCACCAGCCGTCAAAGCCCCATCATGGGTATGCGGCATTTGACTAAAACGCATCGCACATCACGGGCGTGGGAGTCGATAGGCTGGCTGGGCGCCGCCTCCGCTTTTTTGATTTTGAGCTTTTATTCGGTGATCGCGGGCTGGGCGCTGCACTACACCTGGCTGATGCTCACCGGTTCGCTGGTTGGCGCAGACGCTCAAACCATCAGCGAGGGCTTCAATGCGCTGCTCGCCTCGCCCGGATTAATGACGCTGTACCACACGCTATTCATCGTGGGTTCCTCGCTGATCGTCGGGATGGGTATTCATAAAGGCATAGAGTCGGGCCTGCGCATCATGATGCCTGCGCTGTTCGTCATTCTGATCGTGGTGCTGATTTACGGCATCATCAATGGCGATGTGGGCGCGGCAGCGAGCTTCCTGTTCACCTTCAACATTGGCGATCTCAGCCTGGAAGGCTGGCTGCAGGCCATGGGTCAATCGTTCTTTACCCTAAGCCTCGGTATGGGCGCGATCATGGCTTACGGCGCTTATATGTCCAGCGACGCGTCGCTCACACGGACGGCCATTGCCGTCGCGTTCGTCGATACCGCCGTTGCCATGGTCGCGGGCCTGGCCATTTTCTCGCTGGTGTTCGGCGCGGGCCTGGAAACCGGCCAGGGCCCCGGGCTGATGTTCGTGACGCTGCCGCTGGCCTTTGCCGAGATGCCGTTTGGCGCCTTGGTCGGTGGTGTGTTCTTCATTCTAGTATTGGGGGCCGCCATTAGCTCCTCCATTTCGCTGATCGAGCCGGTCGCGGCGTTCCTGGTCGAGCGCTTCGACATGACGCGTCCCCAGGCGGTCACCATCATGGTCGTTGCGGCTTGGGCCATGGGGCTACTCACGGTGGTCAGCTTCAACGTCTGGGCAGAAGGCACGATTTTCCATACGCTGTTTGGACGCAGCGCCTTCGATGTCATCGAGCTGCTGACCAATATCTTCATGCCGCTGGGTGGCCTGTTGATCGCCCTGTTTGCCGGCTGGGCGCTGACCCAGAGCGAAGTCATGAAAGAGCTCGGCACCAATGCCACCTGGTTCGCTTTCTGGCGCTTTTTAGTGCGTTTCGTCGGGCCGGCGGCAGTATCGTTCGTCTTTTTACGTACGATACCCCACATCGAGGGGTATCTGATTCCAACGCTCGGCGCACTGCTCATCGTGGCGGCTTTTGCGCTTGCCCAGCGTCTGCGCCACTCTAAACCTTGA
- a CDS encoding ABC transporter ATP-binding protein, producing MQPLIEVQHVNKAFGGLHVINDCSIQVEKGSITGMIGPNGAGKSTLFNLIAGALTPDSGQILLDGEDITTLSADQRFHKGLLRTFQIAHEFSQMSALENLMMVPPRQAGENLFNTWFKPSLVREQEAEVRRRALEVIDFVGLHHVRNELAGNLSGGQKKLLELGRTMMTDAKIVLLDEIAAGVNRTLLGDLMGNIERLNREMGYTFLVIEHDMDMISRLCDPVIVLAQGSVMVEGHIEAIQNDPAVIEAYFGSDAA from the coding sequence ATGCAACCGCTTATCGAAGTACAACACGTCAATAAAGCGTTCGGTGGGCTACACGTCATCAACGACTGTTCGATCCAAGTCGAGAAAGGGTCGATCACCGGCATGATCGGCCCTAACGGAGCCGGTAAATCGACGCTCTTCAACCTGATCGCCGGGGCGCTGACGCCGGACAGCGGGCAGATCCTGCTCGATGGCGAAGACATCACCACCTTGAGCGCCGACCAGCGTTTCCACAAAGGACTGCTACGCACCTTTCAAATTGCCCACGAGTTCAGCCAGATGAGCGCGCTGGAAAATTTGATGATGGTGCCCCCCCGACAGGCCGGTGAAAATCTGTTCAATACTTGGTTCAAGCCATCGCTGGTGCGCGAGCAAGAGGCCGAGGTGCGCCGCCGCGCGCTGGAGGTCATCGACTTCGTCGGCCTGCACCATGTGCGCAACGAACTTGCGGGCAATCTCTCCGGCGGACAGAAGAAGCTTCTGGAGCTTGGCCGCACCATGATGACCGATGCCAAGATCGTCCTGCTCGATGAAATCGCCGCGGGGGTGAACCGTACGCTTCTGGGAGATTTAATGGGCAATATCGAGCGGCTCAACCGTGAGATGGGCTACACCTTCCTGGTCATCGAGCACGACATGGACATGATTTCGCGGCTCTGCGATCCGGTCATCGTACTGGCCCAGGGCAGCGTCATGGTGGAAGGACACATCGAAGCGATACAGAACGACCCGGCAGTCATCGAGGCCTACTTCGGCTCGGATGCCGCCTAA
- a CDS encoding branched-chain amino acid ABC transporter permease has product MNELAFFINNVVIAGSVTGSIYAIGAIGVTLIFSIMRFAHFAHADMMTFGAFMVLLLTTAFPAVGASIGVPTALIMLPLAMLLTALLAVGIDKAFYKPLRAHGVKPIVMVIGSLGVTLMLQGLIRLFSGTGGQSLYVDDRKEIFRLALPFEGARAPIVITEPQIYLFVITIVAVMALHLFLNRSRLGKAMRAMSDNPELAQASGINTNTIVAVTWVIAGGLAAIAGTLLSLDVTFKPDLSFFLLLPIFAAAIVGGVGHPYGAIAGGFVVGFAETLAVFNWNVLIRPFQDSFPEWLALPSNLAFVGTEYKIVVPFFILVAILVWRPTGLFKGKVI; this is encoded by the coding sequence GTGAACGAACTGGCTTTTTTCATTAATAACGTGGTGATTGCGGGTAGCGTCACCGGCTCGATTTATGCCATTGGCGCGATTGGCGTGACGCTGATTTTCAGCATCATGCGTTTTGCCCACTTTGCCCATGCCGACATGATGACCTTCGGTGCCTTCATGGTGCTGCTGCTCACCACCGCTTTCCCTGCCGTCGGCGCCAGCATTGGCGTCCCCACGGCGCTGATCATGCTGCCCCTGGCGATGCTACTCACCGCCCTACTCGCCGTCGGCATCGATAAGGCCTTCTATAAGCCGCTACGCGCCCATGGCGTAAAGCCCATCGTCATGGTGATTGGCTCGCTGGGGGTCACACTGATGCTACAGGGCTTGATTCGCTTGTTCTCGGGTACCGGCGGACAGAGTCTGTATGTCGATGACCGCAAAGAGATCTTTCGTTTAGCGCTACCGTTCGAAGGCGCGCGGGCACCGATCGTGATCACCGAACCGCAGATCTATCTGTTCGTGATCACCATCGTTGCGGTGATGGCGCTCCACCTGTTCCTCAACCGTTCACGGTTAGGCAAAGCCATGCGCGCCATGTCGGATAATCCGGAGCTGGCCCAGGCATCGGGCATTAATACCAATACCATCGTGGCGGTCACCTGGGTGATTGCGGGCGGCCTCGCAGCGATTGCGGGCACGCTGCTCTCGTTGGACGTGACCTTCAAACCGGACCTGAGCTTCTTCCTGCTGCTGCCGATCTTTGCGGCGGCCATCGTCGGCGGAGTGGGCCATCCTTACGGCGCGATTGCCGGTGGGTTCGTGGTGGGCTTTGCCGAAACCTTGGCCGTCTTCAACTGGAACGTGTTGATACGCCCTTTCCAAGACAGTTTTCCCGAGTGGCTGGCGCTGCCGTCGAATCTTGCCTTCGTGGGCACTGAATACAAAATCGTGGTGCCGTTCTTCATTCTGGTGGCCATCCTGGTGTGGCGCCCGACCGGCCTGTTCAAAGGCAAGGTGATCTAA
- a CDS encoding TlpA family protein disulfide reductase encodes MNAIALGPLLISTPRLYALACALLLLLSSRYLLGLSARPHGRWFNGLLLAWLVGARVTFVVLHWESYAPSPLDALKVWQPGYHALGGLLAGLLWTVWALRARLLAMIGGLAMTVGAASLWLVLVTLSPLGQSFAVTSLPDVTLDDLDGNAVSLPSLTHQGERIIVNLWATWCPPCLREMPLLEEADQRDDITVVVVNQGEDLLPIARYLDEQSLSFRYPLRDPEQTLMARFQAPGLPTTVLFDTTGRTLDVHVGELTRAQLERWLSD; translated from the coding sequence ATGAATGCCATAGCCCTCGGCCCCCTGCTGATTTCGACGCCACGGCTTTACGCGCTGGCCTGCGCGCTGCTGCTGCTGCTGAGCAGCCGCTACCTGCTGGGGCTATCCGCCAGACCCCATGGCCGCTGGTTCAACGGCTTGTTGCTCGCCTGGCTCGTCGGCGCGCGGGTGACGTTCGTCGTCCTCCATTGGGAGAGCTACGCTCCGTCCCCGCTGGACGCGCTGAAAGTATGGCAGCCGGGCTATCACGCCCTCGGCGGCCTGCTTGCTGGCTTGCTTTGGACCGTCTGGGCACTGCGCGCGCGGCTATTGGCGATGATCGGCGGCCTGGCCATGACGGTAGGCGCCGCCAGCCTTTGGCTGGTGCTGGTCACGCTATCACCGCTGGGTCAATCATTTGCCGTCACGTCGCTACCCGATGTCACGCTAGACGATCTCGACGGCAACGCGGTGTCGCTGCCGTCGCTGACCCATCAAGGCGAACGCATCATCGTCAATCTGTGGGCCACCTGGTGCCCGCCCTGCCTGCGCGAGATGCCGCTGTTAGAAGAGGCGGACCAGCGCGACGACATTACCGTCGTCGTGGTGAATCAGGGCGAGGACTTGCTGCCCATTGCCCGCTATTTGGACGAGCAGTCGCTCAGCTTCCGTTACCCGCTGCGCGACCCCGAGCAGACGCTGATGGCGCGCTTCCAAGCGCCGGGGCTTCCGACGACGGTGCTCTTCGATACGACGGGCAGAACCCTCGACGTGCACGTCGGTGAACTGACCCGCGCGCAGTTGGAGCGCTGGTTGAGCGATTGA
- a CDS encoding ABC transporter substrate-binding protein: MINKRALAIAVAASSLALTGMAQAEVKVGFLGGFTGGIESLTPPIFAGAQLAVEQVNAQGGILGGQTLAMPSGDTTCSDASAASNAADRMVNSENVTAIVGALCTGATIAAANNAAIPGGVLMVSPASTAPAVSELDDNDLVFRTVPSDAFQGEMLAKLLLDKGIDYVAVTFVNNDYGRGLSDAFSAAFTAGGGEVAENLAHEDNRADYRSELGSLSASGADTLVVLAYADTSGQTVLRQAYESGMFTQYVGADGMVGDSLVEAIGADVLDGMIATRPGSPELPGTEIFNNAATEADIDPSAVFAAQAYDAAFLIALAIEQNGSADREGLSEALRSVSSAPGEVILPGEWEKAVELIAAGTDINYEGASGSHEFDDNGDVPGVVVEMAVENGTFTSKGQVDL, encoded by the coding sequence ATGATCAATAAGCGCGCACTAGCCATTGCCGTAGCGGCCTCATCACTTGCTTTAACCGGGATGGCCCAAGCGGAGGTCAAAGTTGGCTTCTTGGGCGGCTTTACGGGGGGGATCGAGAGTCTGACACCGCCGATCTTTGCTGGGGCCCAGCTGGCGGTCGAACAGGTCAACGCGCAGGGCGGTATCTTGGGGGGGCAAACCCTGGCCATGCCTTCGGGCGATACCACCTGTTCCGATGCGTCGGCCGCCTCCAACGCCGCCGACCGCATGGTGAACTCCGAGAACGTCACGGCCATCGTTGGGGCGTTATGCACCGGTGCCACGATTGCCGCCGCCAACAACGCCGCGATCCCTGGCGGTGTGCTGATGGTGTCGCCAGCATCGACCGCGCCTGCGGTATCGGAGCTGGACGACAACGATCTGGTCTTCCGTACCGTGCCGTCGGACGCCTTCCAGGGGGAAATGCTGGCCAAGCTGCTGCTGGATAAAGGCATCGACTATGTGGCCGTTACCTTCGTCAACAACGACTATGGACGTGGTCTGTCGGACGCCTTTAGCGCCGCGTTTACCGCCGGTGGCGGCGAAGTGGCCGAGAACCTCGCCCACGAAGATAACCGGGCCGATTACCGCTCCGAGCTGGGCTCACTCTCCGCCAGCGGTGCCGATACCCTGGTCGTCTTGGCCTACGCTGACACGTCTGGCCAAACGGTACTGCGTCAAGCCTATGAGAGTGGCATGTTCACCCAGTACGTGGGCGCTGACGGGATGGTGGGCGACAGCCTAGTCGAAGCGATCGGTGCCGACGTATTGGATGGCATGATTGCCACTCGCCCCGGCAGCCCAGAGCTACCCGGCACCGAAATATTTAACAACGCAGCGACTGAGGCGGATATCGACCCCAGCGCCGTGTTTGCGGCTCAGGCATACGATGCGGCCTTCCTGATTGCGCTAGCCATCGAGCAGAACGGCAGCGCAGACCGTGAAGGGCTCTCGGAAGCACTGCGCAGCGTATCGAGTGCGCCCGGTGAAGTGATCCTGCCCGGTGAGTGGGAGAAAGCCGTCGAGCTGATCGCTGCGGGTACGGACATCAACTACGAAGGCGCCTCCGGCTCCCACGAGTTCGATGACAACGGTGATGTACCGGGCGTGGTCGTCGAGATGGCCGTAGAAAACGGCACCTTTACCAGCAAAGGGCAAGTGGACCTGTAA
- the rapA gene encoding RNA polymerase-associated protein RapA — protein sequence MSDFSPGQRWISDGEAELGLGTVLNCDARSVTILFSASQETRTYNTRQAPLTRVMFGSGDRVLSADGWQMIVDDSKESRGLITYIGEDSDGTLRELPEAKLADTMQFDQARDRLLTGQVDRNDWFDLRFRTLHHFQRIEQHGALGFAGPRIDLIPHQLYIADEVAGRHAPRVLLADEVGLGKTIEAGLILHRLLLAGRVERALILVPDSLTHQWLVELLRRFSLNVTLLDEHQSQAHGSVNPFESAQLVLASQGRLFANIHRQDQALASRFDLLIVDEAHHLDWSPEKSGPGYQCVEQLAAEIPGLLLLTATPEQMGLESHFARLRLLDAERYHDIERFKEEEQHYVAVAGAIDALEELPHTASARERVAAVADDRDSQALLATLCHPEASPEQQDAARAQLRDALLDRHGTGRVMFRNSRRHVGGFPERRLHLAPLELPSAYRRVLRRLERDDDYLDELLIETGMDHPGVLIYPDAMYRELSNDPLNTEAWWHIDPRVNWLLEKLSDDSETGFANDKVLVIAHHRETAEGLAEGLRVLGGYHAPVFHEGLSLVERDRAAAAFADEEDGCQVLVCSEIGSEGRNFQFCRHLVMFDMPQHPDQLEQRIGRLDRIGQRHAIELHVPTFTGSPGERLLRWYHEGMDAFSAPHGVGSDLFDAFGDALADALLDDEMLDEIIDETREMFIAKLAERDAGRNRLLELNACRPTRARQVIDAVRELDEDPALPRYVERALDIFGVDSQEIGNGLLHLQPSQHMLDGLPGLVKGEEGFSATYSRAQALARDDVQRLSWEHPLVREMIGRVLDGTMGNTALALLRHPAIPSGRLMAELVFRTHCPAPKSLHLNRFLPPTAVRVLLDESGANLTSKISFTGLGKNLQKVNKSLARDLIKSRHDQLRELLTQGESEAERELPSIVEAAEIRMRAQLDAELARLTALAEHNPAVRSEELEALQQERQALSSAIENTRLRLDSVRVIITVDPNAN from the coding sequence ATGAGCGATTTTTCTCCCGGCCAGCGCTGGATTAGCGACGGCGAAGCCGAGCTTGGACTCGGCACCGTGCTTAACTGCGACGCCCGTAGCGTTACCATTTTGTTCAGTGCCAGCCAGGAAACCCGCACCTACAACACTCGCCAGGCGCCGCTTACCCGCGTGATGTTCGGCAGCGGCGACCGCGTTCTCTCTGCCGATGGCTGGCAGATGATCGTCGATGACAGCAAAGAGAGTCGCGGCCTGATCACCTACATCGGTGAAGACAGCGACGGCACTCTGCGCGAGCTGCCCGAGGCCAAGCTGGCCGATACCATGCAGTTCGATCAGGCCCGCGACCGCTTGCTCACCGGTCAAGTCGACCGCAACGACTGGTTTGATCTTCGCTTTCGCACTCTTCACCACTTCCAGCGCATCGAGCAGCACGGGGCCCTCGGTTTTGCCGGGCCGCGCATCGACCTCATACCCCATCAGCTTTATATTGCCGACGAAGTCGCCGGACGCCATGCGCCGCGGGTTCTGTTGGCCGACGAAGTGGGCCTGGGCAAAACCATCGAAGCCGGCCTGATTCTTCACCGCCTGCTGCTGGCTGGCCGGGTAGAGCGCGCGCTGATATTGGTGCCCGACAGCCTGACCCACCAGTGGTTGGTCGAACTGCTGCGCCGCTTCTCGCTGAACGTCACTCTGCTGGACGAGCACCAGAGCCAGGCCCACGGCAGCGTCAACCCGTTCGAGAGCGCCCAGCTCGTGCTGGCCAGCCAAGGCAGGCTGTTCGCCAACATTCATCGCCAGGACCAAGCCCTGGCCAGCCGCTTCGACCTGCTGATCGTCGATGAGGCCCACCACCTGGATTGGAGCCCGGAGAAGAGCGGCCCCGGCTACCAGTGCGTGGAACAGCTCGCCGCCGAGATTCCCGGCCTGCTGCTGCTTACCGCCACGCCGGAGCAGATGGGTCTGGAAAGCCACTTCGCCCGCCTGCGGCTACTAGACGCCGAGCGTTACCACGACATCGAGCGCTTCAAAGAGGAGGAGCAGCACTACGTCGCGGTGGCAGGCGCCATCGATGCCCTGGAGGAGCTGCCGCACACCGCGAGCGCCCGCGAACGCGTCGCCGCCGTGGCCGACGACCGCGACAGCCAGGCGCTGCTCGCCACGCTGTGCCACCCAGAGGCCAGCCCGGAGCAGCAGGACGCCGCACGCGCCCAGCTGCGCGATGCACTGCTCGACCGCCACGGCACCGGCCGCGTGATGTTCCGCAACAGCCGCCGTCACGTAGGTGGCTTCCCCGAGCGACGCCTGCATTTAGCTCCGCTCGAACTGCCGTCGGCCTACCGCCGCGTGCTGCGCCGCCTGGAGCGCGACGACGACTATTTGGACGAGCTGCTGATCGAAACCGGCATGGACCATCCGGGCGTACTGATCTACCCGGACGCCATGTACCGCGAGCTCAGCAACGACCCGCTGAACACCGAGGCCTGGTGGCACATCGACCCTCGCGTCAACTGGCTGCTCGAAAAACTCAGCGACGACAGCGAGACGGGCTTCGCCAACGACAAAGTACTGGTCATTGCCCACCACCGGGAAACCGCAGAAGGGCTCGCGGAGGGCCTGCGGGTCTTGGGCGGCTACCATGCGCCGGTCTTCCACGAAGGCCTGTCGCTGGTCGAGCGCGACCGGGCCGCCGCCGCGTTTGCCGATGAAGAGGATGGCTGCCAGGTGTTGGTGTGTTCCGAGATCGGCTCCGAGGGGCGCAACTTCCAGTTCTGCCGCCACTTGGTCATGTTCGACATGCCGCAGCACCCCGACCAGCTAGAGCAGCGTATTGGCCGCCTTGACCGGATCGGCCAGCGCCACGCCATCGAACTGCACGTGCCTACGTTTACCGGCAGTCCCGGCGAGCGCCTGCTGCGCTGGTACCACGAAGGCATGGACGCGTTCAGCGCGCCCCATGGAGTGGGCAGCGACCTGTTCGATGCCTTTGGCGATGCTCTGGCCGATGCGCTGCTCGACGACGAGATGCTCGACGAGATCATCGACGAGACCCGAGAGATGTTCATCGCCAAGCTCGCCGAACGGGATGCGGGTCGCAACCGCCTGCTGGAACTCAACGCCTGCCGCCCCACGCGGGCACGGCAGGTGATCGATGCCGTGCGCGAGCTGGACGAGGATCCGGCGCTGCCTCGCTACGTGGAGCGTGCGCTGGATATCTTCGGCGTCGACAGCCAGGAGATCGGCAACGGCCTGCTGCATCTGCAACCCAGCCAGCACATGCTGGATGGCCTGCCGGGGCTGGTCAAAGGCGAAGAGGGCTTCTCTGCCACTTACAGTCGCGCCCAGGCACTGGCGCGGGATGACGTGCAGCGGCTCTCTTGGGAGCATCCGCTGGTGCGCGAAATGATCGGCCGGGTTCTCGATGGCACCATGGGCAATACCGCGCTGGCGCTGCTACGCCACCCAGCGATTCCCAGCGGGCGTTTGATGGCCGAACTGGTGTTTCGCACCCACTGCCCGGCGCCCAAATCGCTGCACCTGAACCGCTTCTTGCCGCCCACCGCCGTACGCGTACTGCTGGATGAGTCAGGCGCCAACCTGACCAGCAAGATCTCGTTCACCGGGCTGGGCAAAAACCTGCAGAAGGTGAACAAGTCGCTGGCGCGGGATTTGATCAAGAGCCGCCATGATCAGCTTCGCGAGCTGCTCACCCAAGGAGAAAGCGAAGCCGAGCGTGAACTGCCGAGTATCGTAGAGGCCGCAGAAATCCGCATGCGCGCCCAGCTGGACGCCGAGCTGGCCCGCCTGACGGCGCTGGCGGAGCACAATCCGGCGGTGCGCAGTGAAGAGCTGGAAGCGCTGCAGCAGGAGCGTCAGGCGCTGAGCAGCGCTATCGAAAACACTCGCCTACGACTCGACTCGGTACGGGTGATCATCACCGTCGACCCCAACGCGAACTGA
- a CDS encoding ABC transporter ATP-binding protein codes for MSSTQASPQPLLEARDVHGGYGSMNILNGVDMTLYADEVGVIVGPNGAGKSTMLKAVFGLLNVNQGEILLNGQPIHNLPPNQLVERGMGFVPQEKNVFPSLSVKENLEMGAYLKPQNVKRMLEQVYDFFPPLVEKRHQPAGELSGGQRQMVAMGRALMAEPSLLLLDEPTAGLSPLYMNEIFDRVKKINAAGVGILMVEQNAKQALAIADKGFVLAAGQNRFTDTGAALLADPDVAKSFLGG; via the coding sequence ATGTCATCGACACAGGCATCACCCCAGCCACTGCTTGAAGCACGCGACGTGCACGGCGGTTATGGCAGTATGAATATTTTGAACGGGGTCGATATGACCCTGTATGCCGACGAGGTCGGCGTCATCGTCGGCCCCAACGGCGCGGGAAAATCCACCATGCTCAAAGCCGTATTTGGGCTTCTGAACGTCAACCAGGGCGAAATCCTGCTCAACGGCCAACCCATCCACAATTTACCGCCCAACCAACTCGTGGAGCGAGGCATGGGCTTCGTCCCCCAGGAGAAAAACGTCTTCCCCAGCCTCTCGGTGAAAGAGAACCTGGAGATGGGCGCCTACCTGAAGCCGCAGAACGTCAAGCGCATGCTGGAACAGGTGTACGACTTCTTCCCGCCGCTGGTCGAGAAGCGCCACCAGCCGGCGGGCGAGCTCTCCGGCGGCCAGCGCCAGATGGTGGCCATGGGTCGTGCACTGATGGCAGAGCCCAGCCTGCTGCTGCTAGACGAGCCCACGGCCGGATTATCGCCACTCTATATGAATGAGATCTTTGATCGCGTGAAGAAGATCAACGCCGCAGGTGTGGGCATCTTGATGGTCGAGCAGAACGCCAAGCAGGCCTTGGCGATTGCCGATAAAGGCTTTGTCCTGGCAGCAGGCCAGAACCGCTTTACGGATACCGGGGCGGCTCTGCTGGCCGACCCCGATGTCGCCAAAAGCTTTTTGGGCGGCTAG
- a CDS encoding branched-chain amino acid ABC transporter permease, with the protein MSHPTNTRNPAYTPKDATPQRRFPLRELVLFGALLLAVLAVYALMGAAYSTRMLVEAACYAILALGLTIQWGYAGQFNAGVMGFVALGGFCAMLFSVPVNDAFWGTELPGELGQVLLYGLAATVVVIGATKLDRLGVPKTLRTVIAVVLAVVLYLVVISLLRDVTSQIQSQAGFVGGFGLPPWVGWIVGGALAGGVGYFIGHVCLGLRSDYLAIATLGIAEIIKAFLKNSDWLTRGTATVSPLPWPTPGPAELGFTLSRAIYLSVTAVVIAVIFFLLHRAYHAPWGRMIRAIRDNEVSSAAMGKDINKRRLEIFVLGCILMGLGGGMLGTFNSLFDPQGYLPLNHTFLVLVMVILGGPGNNLGTIFGAVAVYIIWIMSEPLALFLMELFVALGENAFGWEAPSNMDSRALQARVLVIGMLITLVLRFAPKGLLPEKIKSHG; encoded by the coding sequence ATGAGCCATCCAACCAATACTCGCAACCCGGCCTACACGCCGAAAGACGCCACCCCGCAGCGCCGCTTCCCGCTGCGCGAGCTGGTGCTGTTTGGTGCGCTGCTCCTCGCCGTTTTGGCGGTGTATGCCCTGATGGGTGCGGCCTACAGCACCCGCATGCTGGTCGAAGCCGCCTGTTACGCCATTCTCGCTTTGGGCCTGACGATTCAGTGGGGCTACGCCGGGCAGTTCAATGCCGGGGTGATGGGCTTCGTCGCCCTCGGCGGCTTCTGCGCCATGCTGTTTAGCGTACCGGTCAACGACGCCTTTTGGGGTACCGAGCTGCCGGGTGAGCTCGGCCAAGTGCTGCTCTATGGCCTTGCGGCCACGGTCGTGGTCATCGGTGCCACCAAACTCGACCGCTTGGGTGTGCCCAAAACGCTGCGCACCGTGATCGCCGTAGTGCTGGCGGTGGTACTTTACCTCGTCGTGATCAGTCTGTTGCGCGATGTCACCAGCCAAATTCAGTCCCAGGCGGGCTTTGTGGGCGGATTTGGCCTACCGCCTTGGGTGGGCTGGATCGTCGGGGGCGCGCTGGCCGGTGGCGTGGGCTACTTCATCGGCCATGTGTGTCTTGGGCTGCGCAGCGACTACTTGGCGATTGCCACCCTGGGTATTGCCGAGATCATCAAGGCGTTTTTGAAAAACTCCGACTGGCTGACCCGCGGCACGGCCACGGTCTCGCCGCTGCCTTGGCCCACGCCTGGCCCTGCCGAACTCGGCTTTACCCTCTCCCGCGCCATCTATCTATCGGTGACGGCGGTGGTCATTGCGGTGATTTTCTTCCTGCTGCACCGTGCTTATCACGCCCCTTGGGGGCGAATGATTCGCGCGATCCGCGACAACGAAGTCTCATCGGCGGCCATGGGTAAGGACATCAACAAGCGTCGCCTGGAGATTTTCGTGCTGGGCTGCATTTTGATGGGCCTGGGGGGCGGCATGTTGGGCACGTTCAACAGCCTGTTCGATCCGCAGGGCTACCTACCGCTGAACCACACCTTTCTGGTGCTGGTGATGGTCATCCTGGGCGGCCCCGGCAATAACCTGGGCACCATTTTTGGTGCGGTGGCCGTCTACATCATCTGGATCATGTCCGAGCCGCTGGCGCTGTTTTTGATGGAGCTGTTCGTCGCACTCGGAGAGAACGCCTTTGGCTGGGAGGCACCCAGCAATATGGACAGTCGAGCGCTTCAAGCACGAGTTCTGGTGATCGGCATGCTGATCACCCTGGTACTGCGCTTTGCCCCCAAAGGGCTGCTGCCTGAAAAGATCAAAAGCCACGGCTAA